The Candidatus Zixiibacteriota bacterium genome includes a region encoding these proteins:
- a CDS encoding M6 family metalloprotease domain-containing protein — translation MNINICGKLRLLSRPFVVAVSLAIAFASPVLSNPPHPDLLSAREAAIQGGLAVAPLPSPSELHARGIDTPDDFFGRRKDGKTPTAAAQALGPFRVLAILVDFSDHTAQVNAGFFDTLVFGTGAGTVRHYFDEISYAQIDLITVNLPSSLGWRRAPQTYAYYVNNEYGMGSYPNNTQKLVEDLVTIVDPLVNFNPYDNDNDGDVDVLLVVHSGTGAELSGSTTDIWSHKWGINPRLTGDGVYVNNFTVQPEFWNAPRDMTIGVFAHELLHGFGLPDLYDTDGGGQFVSNGVGRWCIMSYGSWNGSMGNSPAHPCAWSRIELGITTAVNVSANINNQAILAVESGGPVFRLWTSGAPSLEYFLVENRQRTGYDAALPAAGLLIWHIDDAKTNNEDEWYPGVPGSSHFLVALEQADGLWELEHANDQGDAADPWPGSLNRTSFNGTSTPSSDGYLTGGSFVGVTGISPSGATMTANLIVGLAADVGDDNLTLPGDFRLAQNYPNPFNPSTVIEFELPRTGDARLDVYNLLGQHVRTLVDGPTTAGTSTASWDGTDNSGERVASGIYFYRLVTDGESLTRKMMLLK, via the coding sequence ATGAATATCAACATCTGCGGAAAACTGAGACTGCTGAGCCGGCCATTCGTAGTTGCAGTGTCGCTGGCAATCGCGTTTGCCTCTCCGGTATTGTCGAACCCGCCGCATCCGGATCTGCTGAGCGCTCGAGAGGCCGCCATACAGGGCGGTCTTGCCGTCGCGCCGCTTCCGAGCCCATCGGAACTCCACGCTCGCGGTATCGACACGCCAGACGACTTCTTCGGCCGTCGCAAAGACGGCAAAACGCCGACTGCCGCAGCGCAAGCGTTGGGTCCGTTCCGCGTGCTGGCCATACTGGTCGATTTTTCCGACCACACCGCCCAAGTGAACGCCGGCTTTTTCGATACGCTTGTCTTTGGCACGGGAGCCGGCACGGTGCGCCATTATTTTGACGAAATTTCGTACGCACAGATCGACCTGATAACCGTCAATCTGCCCTCGTCTCTCGGCTGGAGGCGGGCGCCCCAGACATACGCGTACTACGTCAATAATGAGTATGGCATGGGCAGCTATCCGAACAATACGCAGAAGCTGGTTGAGGACCTCGTGACGATTGTCGACCCCCTGGTGAATTTCAACCCGTATGACAATGATAACGACGGTGATGTCGACGTGCTCCTCGTGGTTCATTCCGGGACCGGCGCCGAGTTGAGCGGCAGCACCACCGACATCTGGTCGCACAAATGGGGCATTAACCCGAGGTTGACTGGCGACGGGGTATATGTCAACAACTTCACGGTGCAACCCGAGTTTTGGAATGCACCTCGCGACATGACTATCGGCGTCTTCGCGCACGAATTGCTTCACGGATTCGGACTGCCCGACCTCTACGATACCGATGGCGGCGGGCAGTTCGTTTCCAATGGCGTCGGCCGCTGGTGTATCATGTCGTATGGAAGCTGGAACGGATCGATGGGCAATTCGCCGGCGCATCCTTGCGCCTGGAGCCGGATCGAGCTCGGCATTACCACAGCGGTCAATGTCTCGGCCAACATAAATAACCAGGCCATCTTGGCGGTGGAAAGCGGCGGGCCGGTTTTCCGCCTTTGGACATCGGGGGCACCCTCTCTCGAGTACTTTCTGGTGGAGAACCGCCAGCGTACCGGCTATGACGCTGCCCTGCCGGCCGCAGGCCTTCTGATATGGCACATCGACGATGCCAAGACCAACAACGAAGACGAGTGGTACCCCGGCGTGCCCGGTTCGTCACATTTCCTCGTGGCGCTCGAGCAGGCGGACGGATTATGGGAACTCGAGCATGCGAATGATCAGGGCGATGCCGCCGACCCGTGGCCCGGTTCGCTGAATCGCACGAGCTTCAACGGCACCAGCACACCGTCGTCCGACGGCTATCTCACCGGCGGCAGTTTTGTCGGTGTCACTGGCATATCGCCCTCCGGCGCCACTATGACCGCGAACCTTATCGTAGGTCTGGCCGCTGACGTGGGCGACGATAATCTCACGCTGCCCGGTGACTTCCGACTCGCCCAAAACTATCCGAATCCGTTCAACCCAAGTACCGTTATCGAATTCGAGTTGCCGAGGACGGGCGATGCCAGACTCGATGTGTACAACTTGCTCGGCCAGCACGTGCGGACCCTGGTCGATGGACCGACAACCGCCGGCACCTCCACGGCTTCATGGGATGGCACCGATAACAGTGGTGAGCGCGTAGCCTCTGGAATATACTTCTACCGGCTGGTCACCGACGGTGAAAGTCTGACACGAAAGATGATGCTTCTGAAATAG
- a CDS encoding zinc-ribbon domain containing protein, whose product MVEGFEPRVLICCECGEEFVFTAAAQQYFAERGYTEDPKRCKACYTHFKKSQRSSKPTATPATSEEVSF is encoded by the coding sequence ATGGTAGAAGGTTTTGAGCCGCGGGTGCTCATTTGCTGTGAGTGCGGCGAAGAGTTCGTGTTTACCGCGGCGGCCCAGCAGTACTTTGCCGAGCGTGGCTACACCGAGGATCCGAAACGGTGTAAGGCCTGCTACACACACTTTAAGAAGTCTCAGCGCTCTTCCAAGCCGACCGCAACTCCTGCGACCAGCGAAGAAGTCAGTTTCTGA
- a CDS encoding ATPase, T2SS/T4P/T4SS family — MARKKLGDVLIEKGYITPEQLAQALRQQPVAGQRLGDQLVDSGLITEAQLLDAISDRLGIPRLSLDGMVIDPTVIQRVPVDLARRYNLIPVFGIGSTLTLAMSDPLNIIAIEEIKYRTGCDIKRAVATISEIKRAIDDHYSVADSMGGLISAEMDLAAVKEAELATDAETETPVIKLVNLIISKAVKDRASDIHIEPDETTLRVRYRLSGAMHEEVSPPKAMQKELISRIKIAANMDVSEKRLPQDGRFMADVEGIPVDLRVSTLPTIHGEKVVIRILDQRNLRRSFSELGFREKLKEAWLHVIRKPEGLILLSGPTSSGKTSTLYATLQEVNSVDKNIITVEDPVEYSIPLVNQVQINEKAGLTFPSSLRAILRQNPDIIMIGEIRDGETAQMAVRSSLTGHLVFSTIHTNDAPSAITRLIDMGIENYMVMSALKGVLAQRLVRVNCPNCLEDYRPPDALLARAGLCDIADLIEFKHGIGCTHCKMTGFAGMTGIYEYLEITPAISELIYENASLSRVRESGRRTGYLPLFEAGLEKVSAGTITLEELLKETTNIEDYSFKPDQVTPERVSANAV; from the coding sequence ATGGCACGCAAGAAGTTAGGCGATGTCCTCATAGAAAAGGGGTATATCACCCCTGAGCAGCTGGCCCAGGCGCTACGCCAGCAACCAGTCGCAGGTCAGCGGCTGGGCGATCAGTTGGTCGACAGCGGCCTGATCACCGAGGCCCAGCTTCTCGATGCCATCTCCGATCGACTGGGCATTCCGAGGCTGTCACTCGACGGCATGGTTATCGATCCGACTGTCATCCAGCGCGTGCCGGTCGATCTAGCGCGACGCTATAACCTCATCCCGGTATTCGGCATCGGCAGCACTCTGACCCTGGCGATGTCCGACCCGCTTAATATCATCGCTATCGAAGAGATTAAATACCGGACCGGCTGCGACATCAAGCGCGCTGTCGCGACCATCTCGGAGATTAAGCGGGCTATCGACGATCACTACAGCGTCGCCGACTCCATGGGTGGGCTGATCAGCGCCGAAATGGATCTTGCGGCTGTCAAAGAGGCCGAGCTGGCTACCGATGCGGAGACCGAAACCCCGGTCATCAAACTCGTAAACCTGATAATCTCCAAAGCCGTCAAAGATCGGGCCAGTGATATCCATATCGAACCCGATGAGACAACCCTGCGCGTGCGCTACCGCCTTAGCGGCGCCATGCACGAGGAAGTCTCGCCACCCAAGGCCATGCAGAAAGAGCTTATCTCGCGAATTAAGATCGCCGCCAACATGGATGTCTCGGAGAAGCGGCTGCCGCAGGACGGACGGTTCATGGCCGATGTCGAGGGTATCCCGGTTGACCTGCGTGTTTCCACCCTCCCCACCATCCACGGCGAGAAAGTAGTGATCCGCATCCTCGACCAGCGCAACTTGAGGCGATCCTTCAGCGAACTCGGATTTCGCGAGAAGCTCAAGGAAGCCTGGCTGCACGTCATCCGCAAACCGGAGGGATTGATCCTGCTGTCCGGGCCGACTTCGAGCGGCAAGACCTCTACGCTGTACGCCACGCTTCAGGAAGTAAACTCGGTCGACAAGAACATCATCACGGTCGAGGACCCGGTGGAGTATTCGATCCCGCTGGTCAACCAGGTCCAGATCAACGAAAAGGCGGGCCTGACGTTTCCGTCTTCGCTGCGCGCCATCCTGCGCCAGAACCCTGATATCATAATGATCGGGGAGATCCGTGATGGCGAAACGGCCCAGATGGCGGTCCGCTCATCGTTAACCGGCCATTTGGTATTTTCGACGATTCACACCAACGACGCGCCCTCGGCTATCACTCGCCTGATCGATATGGGCATCGAGAACTACATGGTCATGTCCGCCCTCAAGGGCGTGCTGGCCCAACGGCTGGTGCGGGTGAATTGCCCCAATTGCCTGGAAGATTATCGTCCCCCCGACGCACTACTTGCTCGCGCCGGTTTGTGTGATATTGCCGACCTGATCGAATTCAAGCACGGAATCGGCTGCACCCACTGCAAGATGACCGGCTTCGCGGGCATGACGGGAATTTATGAGTATCTGGAGATCACGCCGGCCATTTCCGAACTCATATACGAGAACGCGTCGCTGAGCCGTGTCCGGGAATCCGGCCGTCGCACCGGCTACCTGCCTCTTTTCGAAGCCGGGCTGGAGAAAGTGTCTGCCGGCACTATCACCCTCGAAGAGCTCCTCAAGGAGACGACCAATATAGAGGACTACTCCTTCAAACCGGACCAGGTGACTCCGGAGAGAGTCAGTGCCAACGCAGTATAA
- a CDS encoding type II secretion system F family protein, which yields MPTQYKYRAVDNGGRRLTGALTAASAASVEDFLREQKLLPVEIKVVEDSRPVSMFGFLKGADYEKLIMFTGALATMHRAGIPLLRSLATIKIGRPDSRFNYAIDQLRTDLQAGKPLSEAMARFPDIFNQVYISCVAAGEESGQLDATLDELGMMLEREAELTRQLKAGIRYPLIVIAAIVGALIVMMNFVVPRFTAFYAAFGADLPLPTRIIIGISDFATTYWPVMLILTIGAFFGARAFLRGKAGRLWFDRRLLKLPVLGDLIIKGNVARFSLLFRILVKSGLTIVKSIDILAGTIKNTAIAEEIEYLGDSFRRGREIDLASGRFKHFPEQALHMLSVGLESGNLEAMLKEIGEHYSKQVVYSSRQLTAVIEPILTVVMGAFVLILALAVFLPMWNLLRIFQGGG from the coding sequence GTGCCAACGCAGTATAAATACCGCGCCGTGGACAACGGCGGACGACGGCTGACCGGTGCTCTGACTGCCGCCAGCGCCGCATCTGTCGAGGATTTCCTCCGCGAGCAGAAGCTGCTGCCGGTGGAAATAAAGGTTGTGGAGGATTCCCGGCCGGTCTCGATGTTCGGTTTTCTAAAGGGGGCCGACTACGAAAAGCTGATCATGTTCACCGGGGCGCTGGCCACCATGCATCGGGCCGGCATCCCCCTGCTTCGATCACTGGCGACTATCAAAATCGGCCGCCCGGACAGCCGTTTCAATTATGCCATTGATCAATTGCGAACGGATCTTCAGGCGGGAAAGCCGCTCTCCGAAGCGATGGCCCGCTTCCCTGACATCTTCAACCAGGTTTATATCAGTTGTGTAGCCGCCGGTGAGGAATCGGGGCAACTCGACGCCACTCTTGATGAGCTGGGCATGATGCTCGAGCGCGAGGCGGAATTAACGCGCCAACTTAAAGCAGGTATTAGGTATCCACTGATAGTGATTGCCGCCATAGTGGGGGCATTGATCGTCATGATGAACTTTGTGGTTCCGCGCTTTACGGCCTTTTATGCCGCTTTTGGAGCCGATCTCCCGCTGCCCACAAGGATAATCATCGGAATCAGCGACTTCGCCACCACCTACTGGCCGGTGATGCTCATACTGACGATTGGCGCTTTCTTCGGCGCCCGGGCCTTCCTACGTGGCAAAGCGGGACGGCTCTGGTTCGATAGGCGCCTTCTCAAACTGCCGGTGCTGGGCGATCTGATCATCAAGGGAAACGTGGCCCGATTCAGCCTGCTGTTTCGAATCCTGGTGAAATCCGGCCTCACTATCGTCAAGTCTATCGACATTCTGGCAGGCACGATCAAGAACACCGCCATAGCCGAAGAAATCGAGTATCTGGGAGATTCTTTCCGGCGGGGCCGAGAAATCGACCTCGCGTCCGGCCGTTTTAAGCACTTCCCCGAACAGGCGCTGCACATGCTCTCGGTCGGGCTGGAATCAGGTAACCTGGAAGCCATGCTTAAAGAGATTGGCGAGCACTACTCCAAGCAGGTTGTCTATTCGTCTCGCCAGTTGACTGCCGTAATCGAGCCGATTCTAACAGTGGTAATGGGCGCTTTTGTCCTGATTCTGGCCCTGGCGGTTTTTCTGCCCATGTGGAACCTACTGCGCATCTTCCAGGGCGGGGGCTAA
- a CDS encoding prepilin-type N-terminal cleavage/methylation domain-containing protein, which yields MALRRINKQGGFTLIELVIIIVVLGILAAVAIPKYQDITGEAKEAACRAALGGLRSGITIFYANQAVTTGTATWPTLVQLSTWGTVMAQGIPKNPYQADANAPDSICTGVTRGVLVAGGRGGWAYLEATGDIWPNTSSVGENNW from the coding sequence ATGGCACTCCGTCGAATCAACAAACAAGGTGGTTTCACGCTAATCGAACTGGTGATTATCATCGTCGTGCTGGGTATTCTGGCGGCGGTAGCGATCCCCAAGTATCAGGACATCACTGGTGAAGCCAAGGAAGCGGCCTGTCGGGCGGCACTCGGTGGACTTAGATCGGGAATCACGATCTTCTACGCCAATCAGGCCGTGACTACCGGTACGGCCACCTGGCCCACGCTGGTCCAGCTTTCGACCTGGGGCACGGTTATGGCTCAGGGCATTCCGAAGAACCCGTACCAGGCCGATGCTAACGCTCCCGACTCTATTTGCACCGGTGTCACTCGTGGTGTACTGGTCGCCGGCGGGCGCGGAGGCTGGGCGTATCTCGAAGCCACCGGTGACATCTGGCCCAACACCAGCTCAGTTGGAGAGAACAACTGGTAA
- a CDS encoding prepilin-type N-terminal cleavage/methylation domain-containing protein, giving the protein MTKAPSGRYIRLDQGGFTLIELVIIIVTLGILAAVAIPKFGDMANSSKVNATRQELAALKKAIVGDPSVTAGGTYVDRGFEGDVGYPPSRLQDLAAKPDSVSAYNVFTRLGWNGPYIDSSGGFYLLDAWDNAYGYQPGSRLIFSTGGGSDTISVTF; this is encoded by the coding sequence ATGACAAAAGCTCCATCAGGACGGTATATCAGGCTCGATCAGGGAGGATTTACCCTGATCGAGCTTGTCATAATAATCGTTACCCTCGGTATTCTGGCGGCCGTGGCAATACCGAAATTCGGCGACATGGCCAATTCATCCAAAGTCAATGCTACCCGCCAGGAACTCGCCGCTCTGAAGAAAGCTATCGTGGGTGACCCCAGCGTGACGGCCGGCGGAACCTATGTCGACCGTGGTTTCGAGGGCGATGTCGGGTATCCTCCGAGCCGCCTTCAGGATCTGGCCGCCAAGCCGGACAGCGTGAGCGCTTACAACGTTTTCACGCGACTGGGGTGGAACGGCCCGTATATCGACAGCTCCGGCGGTTTCTACCTGCTGGACGCCTGGGACAATGCCTACGGATACCAGCCCGGATCGAGACTGATCTTCTCCACGGGCGGCGGCAGCGACACTATCAGCGTCACTTTCTAA
- the pilM gene encoding pilus assembly protein PilM, which produces MAAASHVGPKVELLDTSKHYLSGPGTEVTENRNQSIRSEIGRYYREFGGRHSTVVVTLTGAATALRLVTLPELKRVDLRAALDFESRRQIPFPSEDCWIDSRIIERVTLGSDRQVRAAVLAATKVAVEDQLAPFHELGIRVDYVYHTQDVLGTLLCKLSDFDPHRNYMLLDVHRRATNISYYQGSELQFFHVSSLGSSFLANRTDSTIFEYFAESLATELQNSLDYYGGQFTGQSTHAVFIYGDLAYTTELIDLLTDRVGFTFHRFPTERLQISRDRDAPFESDLPVCLPAVAAAVNQSKSADLLPVPLKQARRQRTVSKVGVAVLTLALLLALGQWLIMSTHINTSRKSLDELNRQITAFRSSELFATYSRVKTRLAANQTYLAKTKEGRSYLGLNLKELSLAVPDSVRLINLDYAPESPERNCTLTGLVVTRQTPPEIILAELVENLSRSPFYSDVRVERHVKRRQNDQYVLDFNLTLRAVL; this is translated from the coding sequence ATGGCCGCTGCGAGCCATGTCGGCCCAAAAGTGGAGCTGCTGGACACCAGCAAACACTACTTGTCGGGTCCCGGCACTGAGGTAACTGAGAACCGCAACCAAAGCATACGGAGTGAAATAGGCCGCTACTACCGGGAGTTTGGCGGGCGTCACTCGACCGTTGTGGTAACCCTCACAGGCGCGGCAACCGCCTTGCGACTGGTCACGCTGCCCGAACTGAAGAGAGTTGACCTGCGAGCTGCCTTGGACTTTGAGTCCCGCCGGCAGATTCCGTTTCCATCAGAGGACTGCTGGATCGACAGCCGGATCATTGAAAGAGTCACTCTCGGTTCTGACCGCCAGGTTCGTGCCGCGGTGCTGGCAGCGACTAAGGTTGCCGTGGAGGACCAACTCGCGCCGTTTCACGAACTGGGCATACGCGTGGACTATGTCTACCATACCCAGGACGTGCTGGGCACTCTGCTTTGCAAGCTCTCTGACTTTGATCCCCACCGCAATTACATGCTGCTCGATGTCCACCGCCGGGCCACAAACATCTCGTATTACCAGGGCAGTGAACTGCAGTTCTTCCACGTGAGCTCGCTCGGTTCGTCGTTCCTGGCCAATCGAACGGATTCCACCATCTTCGAGTATTTCGCCGAGTCGTTAGCCACCGAACTTCAGAACTCGCTTGACTACTACGGCGGTCAGTTCACCGGGCAGTCCACCCACGCAGTATTCATCTACGGCGACCTCGCCTACACTACCGAACTAATAGACTTGCTCACGGACCGAGTCGGTTTCACCTTCCACCGTTTTCCCACGGAGCGCTTACAGATATCCCGCGACCGCGATGCCCCGTTTGAGTCTGACCTTCCCGTCTGCCTGCCGGCGGTCGCCGCGGCGGTCAACCAATCCAAGTCCGCTGATCTGCTCCCCGTACCGCTCAAACAGGCGCGCAGACAGCGAACCGTGTCCAAAGTGGGAGTCGCGGTGCTGACCCTGGCCTTGCTTCTCGCTCTCGGGCAGTGGCTCATCATGTCGACGCACATCAATACCTCGCGCAAGAGCCTCGACGAACTCAATCGCCAGATAACGGCATTCAGATCGAGCGAGCTGTTCGCTACTTATAGCCGGGTCAAGACGAGACTGGCCGCCAACCAAACCTACCTGGCCAAGACCAAAGAGGGGAGGTCGTACCTCGGCCTGAACCTGAAGGAGCTCTCCCTGGCAGTGCCCGACAGCGTACGCTTGATCAATCTTGACTATGCTCCTGAAAGTCCTGAGCGCAACTGCACCCTTACCGGGCTGGTCGTGACGCGGCAGACTCCCCCGGAGATCATCCTCGCCGAGCTGGTCGAGAACCTGAGCCGGTCGCCGTTTTATTCCGACGTGCGAGTGGAGCGGCATGTTAAGCGACGTCAAAATGATCAGTACGTCCTCGACTTCAACCTGACCCTGAGAGCGGTCCTGTGA
- a CDS encoding MauE/DoxX family redox-associated membrane protein codes for MRRLIDTDQLTMLSRLLVGGMYIVASFYKIIEPGSFAKSIWQYHLVPGSLINLMALILPWLELIIGLAVIFGLAYRGAVIWANLLLVVFITALASTIVRGIDIDCGCFKAGKSATGPAWQALIFDLVAILFSLQLWFSRSTRWRLGRS; via the coding sequence ATGCGCCGACTAATCGACACCGACCAGTTGACCATGCTTTCGCGCCTGCTTGTCGGCGGGATGTACATTGTAGCGTCGTTTTATAAAATCATTGAGCCGGGGTCGTTCGCTAAATCGATCTGGCAGTACCATCTGGTACCGGGATCCCTCATTAATCTGATGGCGCTGATTCTTCCCTGGCTGGAGCTGATCATCGGGCTGGCTGTTATTTTCGGACTGGCTTACCGAGGAGCGGTTATCTGGGCCAATCTATTGCTCGTGGTTTTCATTACCGCTCTGGCGAGTACGATCGTGCGAGGTATCGATATTGACTGCGGCTGTTTCAAGGCCGGTAAGTCAGCCACCGGCCCGGCCTGGCAGGCGCTGATATTCGATTTGGTGGCGATCCTGTTCTCGCTGCAGCTATGGTTCAGCCGCTCGACACGCTGGCGGCTGGGGCGCTCCTGA
- a CDS encoding rhodanese-like domain-containing protein produces MTFRQFFVLLLLAAVLGLLLNTVSPNRIPWIGNYRNLSSGEGPIVPPDAQEGDPPFVDINQAQMEFELGLATFVDARDREEFVCGTIPGSVNVPFEYLPEGDLVPYFDSAFGGISRDKALVVFCSGEECDLSLHLARNLRQYGYTNVLIFFGGAREWEKFGLEVERRAECAD; encoded by the coding sequence ATGACATTTCGACAGTTTTTCGTCCTGCTACTCCTGGCTGCTGTTCTTGGCCTGTTGCTGAATACGGTCTCACCAAATCGAATTCCGTGGATAGGCAACTACCGCAACCTGTCATCCGGTGAGGGGCCGATTGTCCCGCCCGACGCCCAGGAGGGCGACCCGCCGTTTGTCGATATAAACCAGGCCCAAATGGAATTCGAACTTGGACTGGCGACCTTTGTCGATGCCCGCGACCGCGAGGAGTTCGTCTGCGGTACAATCCCCGGCTCGGTTAACGTGCCGTTTGAGTATCTTCCCGAAGGCGATCTGGTGCCCTATTTTGACTCGGCTTTCGGAGGAATCAGCCGGGACAAGGCTCTGGTAGTGTTCTGCTCCGGCGAAGAGTGCGACCTGTCGTTGCACCTGGCGCGCAACCTGAGACAGTACGGTTACACCAATGTGCTGATATTCTTCGGCGGCGCTCGCGAGTGGGAGAAATTCGGCCTTGAAGTAGAAAGGCGGGCCGAATGCGCCGACTAA
- a CDS encoding ZIP family metal transporter, with translation MSYDLVWYCLLMFAATVAGGIITLVRRWSDERLHLFLSFGAGIFLGAVFYHLLPEVMHQESMNRAGLFILAGYLLIFFVERILLHSGEGHAHGHLVVSITVLIGLSVHSLMEGLGLAVAMTDPELGRVLFISILAHKVPAALSLVSLMVLAGQSRRRIWFGLLFFAATAPIGALVLAPIVDLGSPDQLWQITGIVTGSFLYVATADLLPEVFHTRDRRWVNLLLMLAGIMLMSLLSTHSGHN, from the coding sequence ATGTCGTACGATCTGGTTTGGTACTGTCTCCTGATGTTCGCGGCGACAGTGGCCGGGGGAATAATCACTCTTGTGAGACGCTGGTCCGATGAGCGGCTCCACCTGTTTCTCTCTTTCGGGGCGGGCATCTTTCTTGGCGCGGTGTTCTATCATCTGCTGCCGGAGGTTATGCATCAGGAATCAATGAACCGCGCCGGGCTCTTTATTCTGGCAGGTTACCTGCTGATTTTTTTCGTGGAACGGATACTACTTCACAGCGGCGAAGGACACGCCCACGGCCATCTGGTAGTGTCAATTACGGTGCTGATAGGTCTGTCGGTGCACTCGCTTATGGAGGGGCTGGGGCTTGCTGTTGCTATGACAGACCCTGAGCTGGGTCGGGTTTTGTTCATTTCGATACTGGCGCATAAAGTGCCGGCGGCGCTCAGCCTGGTGTCACTCATGGTGCTGGCCGGGCAATCGCGCAGGCGGATCTGGTTTGGCCTACTCTTTTTCGCCGCTACGGCGCCGATCGGGGCATTGGTATTGGCGCCGATTGTCGACCTTGGCTCGCCGGATCAGCTATGGCAGATCACCGGTATAGTCACCGGGTCGTTCCTTTACGTGGCCACTGCCGACCTCCTGCCGGAGGTCTTTCACACCAGAGACCGCCGCTGGGTGAACCTGTTACTCATGTTGGCGGGTATAATGCTGATGAGCCTGTTGTCGACTCACAGCGGGCACAATTGA
- a CDS encoding LuxR C-terminal-related transcriptional regulator, protein MGKRKEHEFAELPVDKLILESFANTQSAYHIGDSEPSAPELSQRFRQKLRWHIGHSLSERQQQVIRAFLAGRKERDTARDLGITQQVVNIYKQRAIKKLHKLLTS, encoded by the coding sequence ATGGGCAAACGCAAGGAACACGAATTCGCGGAACTGCCGGTCGATAAATTAATCCTCGAATCCTTCGCCAACACCCAATCCGCTTATCATATCGGCGACAGCGAACCCAGCGCACCGGAGCTGTCGCAACGCTTCCGCCAGAAGTTGCGTTGGCATATCGGGCATTCGCTGTCCGAGCGCCAGCAGCAGGTCATCCGAGCCTTTCTCGCCGGCCGCAAGGAGCGCGATACAGCCCGCGATCTGGGGATTACTCAGCAGGTTGTGAACATTTATAAGCAGAGGGCGATCAAAAAGTTACACAAGCTCCTGACATCGTAA